In Hymenobacter sp. 5317J-9, the following are encoded in one genomic region:
- a CDS encoding restriction endonuclease produces MAEYLYLWLVLLGFLVGLGLLAIRKNRLDKQLAQEKSTLYKDYQTRNSELNVREKTLDKRTADVARLEKVLTEKSKSFPWLAGAIADLVLLNNNQVADYLAFKPRPAKSSAQAVREVGKEKRILAAQLKHLQYVINQYEGLFPFLTEFREGEMEEALLEIKDTFGEQAPQEADPVSVFLTAGEYSSLSTTERNQRALERYMQGRKSPYQLGRDYERFVGYLYECEGYTVTYFGIENGKEDLGRDLICRKDGNTLIVQCKYWSKHKLIHEKHINQLFGTTVKFYLNSAQKKLADQQLHLFPQLLSASNIVGVFCTSTDLSDTARKFAQALRIQVREQVKLGAFPMIKCHISPATGERIYHLPFDQMYDRTKLDKAGEFYALTVADAEAKGFRRAWRWRG; encoded by the coding sequence ATGGCCGAGTATCTGTATTTATGGTTGGTGTTGCTCGGATTTCTGGTCGGATTAGGGCTGCTAGCAATTCGAAAAAACCGGCTTGATAAGCAGCTGGCGCAGGAAAAGAGCACCCTTTACAAGGATTACCAAACCAGAAATTCCGAGCTAAATGTCCGGGAGAAAACACTCGACAAGCGCACCGCTGATGTGGCTCGATTGGAAAAAGTGTTAACCGAGAAAAGCAAAAGCTTTCCCTGGCTAGCCGGCGCAATTGCGGACCTGGTCTTGCTCAACAACAATCAGGTTGCTGACTATTTGGCCTTTAAGCCCCGGCCGGCTAAGTCGTCTGCCCAGGCAGTGCGTGAAGTCGGCAAAGAGAAACGCATTCTGGCTGCTCAGTTGAAGCACCTGCAGTATGTAATTAACCAATACGAAGGCCTGTTTCCATTTCTGACGGAGTTCCGCGAAGGAGAAATGGAGGAGGCGCTGCTTGAAATAAAGGATACGTTTGGCGAGCAAGCACCGCAGGAAGCCGACCCGGTGAGTGTTTTTCTGACGGCCGGTGAATACAGCAGTCTCTCCACTACCGAGCGTAACCAGCGGGCCTTGGAGCGGTACATGCAGGGCCGGAAAAGTCCTTACCAACTGGGCCGTGATTACGAGCGATTCGTGGGGTACTTGTATGAATGTGAAGGTTATACCGTAACCTATTTCGGTATTGAGAATGGCAAGGAAGACCTGGGGAGGGACTTAATCTGTCGTAAAGACGGCAACACCCTCATCGTGCAATGCAAGTACTGGAGCAAGCACAAGCTCATCCACGAGAAGCACATCAACCAGCTGTTTGGTACTACCGTCAAATTCTATCTGAACTCAGCGCAGAAAAAACTAGCCGACCAGCAGCTACATCTTTTTCCGCAATTACTGTCCGCCAGTAACATTGTAGGGGTGTTTTGCACCTCCACGGATTTGTCGGATACGGCCCGCAAATTTGCCCAGGCTTTGCGCATCCAGGTTCGGGAGCAGGTGAAGCTGGGCGCTTTTCCGATGATAAAATGCCACATCAGTCCGGCAACGGGTGAGCGTATTTATCACTTGCCATTTGACCAGATGTACGACCGAACCAAGCTGGATAAGGCAGGTGAGTTTTACGCCTTAACCGTTGCGGATGCCGAGGCTAAGGGCTTTAGAAGAGCTTGGCGGTGGCGTGGGTAG